One Ictalurus punctatus breed USDA103 chromosome 10, Coco_2.0, whole genome shotgun sequence genomic region harbors:
- the micos13 gene encoding MICOS complex subunit MIC13, which yields MAARIFPVVKLATKVGIAGGAVYVAYDSGLLGGSAEGSEALSKAKAAIPPAVDEWSKYFGLELPAAPKIEFSPCDAWNSGVRKSIHALSVAPSVMCEYTSQGLQYVKDLIK from the exons ATGGCAGCTAGGATTTTTCCAGTAGTCAA gtTAGCTACAAAAGTGGGCATTGCTGGAGGGGCTGTATACGTGGCCTACGACTCGGGACTGCTCGGTGGGAGCGCTGAGGGCTCCGAGGCTCTAAGCAAAGCGAAAGCAGCCATCCCTCCCGCTGTGGACGAGTGGAGTAAATACTTTGGCTTGGAG CTCCCTGCAGCACCCAAAATCGAGTTTTCCCCATGTGATGCTTGGAACTCAG GAGTGCGGAAGTCCATCCATGCATTATCAGTGGCTCCAAGTGTGATGTGCGAGTACACCAGTCAAGGCCTGCAGTATGTTAAGGACCTTATTAAATGA